TCAGATAACTGTATTTTCAAAAGTTCTACTGACCAATCTAGACACCCGAGAACCACACATTGCTCAAGGAGCTAACTAGAGAATCTCGATGTCTATCCGTACGAAATCCCCGAGAGGACAAGCATCTCCGTCCCAAATCCCGCACCAGACAGGAACTGTGTTGTCCCAAGCGAACTCAGACCGATACCGGTGCCGACGAGCAACACCATTGCGGCCCAGTCGACAGCCCCAGGAGTGTCGCTCGGCCGCTTCTTCGTCACGGACGCGCCAACACCGGCGAACAGCGCTGCAAATCCGGCGAGGAGAGGAGGCCAAAGGGAGATGTCCTCAACAAGTACAGGGGCCTCACCGCCTCATGACGAGCGCGTACCCGACCGTTGCTGGGAGCGCGTAGATGACATGACCGAGGATACTCCAGAGCTTCTCGGGCATCGTAAGATCGGGGAACGCCGGCGTGAACGGGTAGCCGACTGCACCGAGCCAAAGCGGCATCAATAGCACCGAGAGCAGCACCGTCGAAACAGCGCCGACGACAACTGCGAGGACAACGGCTCCACGGAGCGTCCTTGGGTACTCGGTGAGTGGTTCCCATTGGACGGCGGCGACGTACATCACTGCGAGTGCGACGCCGTGGAACTGGTGAATCACCCATCCAGCGAGCAGGTCTGGCCCGGGGAGGCCGTACATCATCGGCAGGGCGAGCGCGATTAAGGGTTTGGGGTTCCCGTACTGCATCATCAGGCCAAGCGGGACGCTCCCGAGGAACCCGCCGACAGCCGCGGCAATCCATGCGAGGGCGGGAACTGCTCTGAGTCGAGTGGCGAGTACCTGTGCGTAGCCACGGCCGAGATCAGCCGTAGCCTTCGTCGTACTGGTCATCAATCATAGTCCGAGTGGAGATTCCCTATCAGCGCTGCCTCACTCCGAGAGGCTCGTTTATTATCTTCCAGAGAGTCCAAGCTATGGAATCACTGACCCTGGAACTCGCAGTCAAAGGCAGAAACCGCCAACGGGCAATCGGTGGGTTCGTGCGAGATACACGCTCGACATGCAGCACATCCTCAACAAACGATCAGCGGCTGAGGGTTTCAACAGAGCCCACTAGACTTAGATCGTCGATTTTACCCGCCGACAAAACTGGTGGTGAACTGTGAGTCCAGTATAGAGTTGGAGTCGTTCATCAACCGAATGCGTACATTCCCCCTAAGCGGCTCCCAATATACAGACGCCGGTTAACGACAGCTGGCGACCCTGTGATCTCAGTACCGGTGTCGAATGACCACATCAGCTTGCCTGTCCGTGCATGGAGTTCGTATACGTACCCGTCGTAGCCGCCGAAATACACACGATTTTGGACAACAGCAGGCGACGAGACAATTCCTTGAATCGGGTGGTCACCAACGCTGAAGGCCCATTGTTCTTCACCAGTCGCTCGATCAAGTGCAAGTAGTTGGTTGTTGGTAGACCCGAGATAGATGAGCCGATCAGAGATCGCTGGTGAGTTGGTAATTGTCCCGACATAGACACGCCAACGTTCTGTTCCATCTGCTGCGTCGTAGGTCGCGAGATACGGCCAGCCACCAACATACACAATCCCATCGACGAGGACAATGTGTCGTGGAGAGTATGGAACAGGATGAGACCACTCGACCACGCCAGTTGCTGCGTTGAGCCGAGAGATCCGTGAATTAGATCCCCCGAAGAAAATACCCCCATCACTCATCGCAAGTGATGTGATTCCAAAGCCGGTGTCGAGACTCCAGATAGCAGCCCCATCGGCTGCTGAAACCGCGTGAATAACTCCATCCGCGTCACTGAAATACACCACCCCATCAGCAACAACTGAATCATGATTAAGTATCGCACCAGCATCGTAGCGCCAGCGTTCACTGCCAGTGGTGCTATCGAATGCATAGAAGATATGCTCCTAATCGCCAATATCAGTACTTCACAAAGCCGTTTAGTTAGAAGGTCTGCTTGCAGAAGGTGTGTCTAAAACCCAGCAAGCAGACGATGAAATCCACGAGGACCAGCTCCTTAACTTCCTCGTCAACTCTCTTGACGAGGAAGTTGCTCTCTCACTCGCTGAAAACGCTGAACTCGATGCTGAAGACATCTACGAGGTCCTCGTCGGCGCCTGCGCCGACGGGACCTCGGTCTCAACGCTCTGTGAGAGAAGCGAAGATGCACCCCACGAAAACTCCGTTCTCTACCATCTCCGCACTAAATTCGATCTAGAAACGCTCGAACAGGTTGGCAACATGCTCCTCCAGAAAGACGTTCTCGACGTCCTTCCCCAGCAGGTGGAGGTCTGCGCAGACCTCCACCTGCGGCCCTACTATGGTGACGAAGACGACACGGACGGCCTGTATCACTCACAAGCGAAGCGTGGAACCACCGCGTTCCACGCCTACGCGACGCTGTACGCACGCGTGAAGAACAAACGCTACACGCTGGCGGTGCGCCGTCTCGAAGACGGCGACACCGCCAGCAGTGTCCTCGCAGAGTTCCTCGGTATTCTCGACGGCCTTGACCTCGGTGTCAAGGCCGTCTATCTTGACCGCGAATTCTACGACAGCAAGTGTTTGACGCTGCTTCAGGCGCACAACCACGCCTACGTCATGCCGATCGTCCGCTGGGGACAATCAATCAAGCAAGAACTCTCGGAAGGCTGGAGTCGCGTGATTCAGCACAGTCTGACGGCGAGACTCGACGGTCACAGCTGGACCGTCGAGTTCCCCGTCTACATTGACTGTACCTACCAGAACGGACGGTACGACGAACATGGCGTGGCGCGTCACGGCTACGCCGCTGACGCGCCGTTCATCGACTCACCACGAGACGCTCGATACCACTACGCGAAACGCTTCGGTATCGAGGCGAGCTATCGACTCTCTGAACAAAGTATCGCGACGACCTCGACACAAAATCCGGTTGTACGGCTGCTGTACGTCGTGGTGAGCTTGCTGTTACAGAACGTGTGGCGGTATCTGCACTGGGAGTACGTGGCGACGCCCCGCCGAGGCGGGCGTCGCCTCTGGCAGTGGCCATTCAAGGAGTTCATCAACATGATCCGACGGGCAGCGTGGACGGCCCTCGCGACGCGTCGGGCCGTCCCCGCGAACCGGCCACCGGACGACCGGTTCCACCGGTAACTCCCGACCGGGCTAGCCAACGGTGGGAGTGGCGACGCTGTCGCGTCGGCGGCAGCCGCCGCCGACAGCGACGGCTCTCCGCCGATCCGTCCATGATTCTCTCGTCGAAACCGCCAGTCCAACCGCTCCGCCACAGAACTCAGGCTTCAGAAACAGCTAGCCGAGGATGCTTTGTGAGGTACTGATTCTAGTACAGCGATTCTTTCCTATTGTTCAAACGCCTCCTCCAACTTCTCATACATCCTCCTTCGCCGTGCCCTCCGTTCTTGTTCCCTCGACAAGTAATTCCGAAGCACAACCTCGGTCGACGAACTCCCCTGATCTTCAGCCACCCCTTCCAATCCCTCTAGAACCTCCCCAACAGCTTCCTGATACGCCGAGTACCAGAACCGTCGTCCCATCTTGGGCGTGGGCGTATCCCCGTCAACAACCACCTCAGCACGGTCAGCAAGTTGCTTGAATCGACGTCGAACCGTACTCACAGACACGTGGCCCGTCGACGACGACCGAGAGGGGAACAGATACCCATTCCACGTCTCACGGTCAGAGAGAGCATCAATCCGATCAGCGACGACGTCAACCCCATACAGCAGCGTCACCTCTCCAGGGCCGTTCTTCCGCTCTCCATCATCGAACGACAGATGCGGGTCCTCAGCATCTAAGACCACCTGGTCGACGTGCAACGCGGCAACCTCGGAGGGTCGTAATCCCCAACTAGCAAGCGCAACCACGAGTAATTCCGCTTCAGGCGAGTCGACCTCACTGTAGATTCGACGGACCTGCGACGCCGATAACGCCTGTGGGTCTGGCTCGTTTGCTTCCCAGCCGAACTCTTCACCAGCTTCCGAGAGTGGATTGTACTTTGCGTACTTCCGGCGCTTCACGAAGGCATACCATGCCCTAGCGACGTGCAGGTACTCAAGTTTCGACCGGTCGGTCGATAGTACCTCGTCGAAGACGTCGAGGACAGC
This genomic stretch from Haloferax volcanii DS2 harbors:
- a CDS encoding outer membrane protein assembly factor BamB family protein — protein: MFYAFDSTTGSERWRYDAGAILNHDSVVADGVVYFSDADGVIHAVSAADGAAIWSLDTGFGITSLAMSDGGIFFGGSNSRISRLNAATGVVEWSHPVPYSPRHIVLVDGIVYVGGWPYLATYDAADGTERWRVYVGTITNSPAISDRLIYLGSTNNQLLALDRATGEEQWAFSVGDHPIQGIVSSPAVVQNRVYFGGYDGYVYELHARTGKLMWSFDTGTEITGSPAVVNRRLYIGSRLGGMYAFG
- a CDS encoding ISH3 family transposase, with the protein product MSKTQQADDEIHEDQLLNFLVNSLDEEVALSLAENAELDAEDIYEVLVGACADGTSVSTLCERSEDAPHENSVLYHLRTKFDLETLEQVGNMLLQKDVLDVLPQQVEVCADLHLRPYYGDEDDTDGLYHSQAKRGTTAFHAYATLYARVKNKRYTLAVRRLEDGDTASSVLAEFLGILDGLDLGVKAVYLDREFYDSKCLTLLQAHNHAYVMPIVRWGQSIKQELSEGWSRVIQHSLTARLDGHSWTVEFPVYIDCTYQNGRYDEHGVARHGYAADAPFIDSPRDARYHYAKRFGIEASYRLSEQSIATTSTQNPVVRLLYVVVSLLLQNVWRYLHWEYVATPRRGGRRLWQWPFKEFINMIRRAAWTALATRRAVPANRPPDDRFHR
- a CDS encoding tyrosine-type recombinase/integrase, with amino-acid sequence MDLDELVDVYWQDIAPKRYRDGFDEDRDVPTYNWLTEHGYSGIAYALREHHDLTPKQFFVNVVGLEDEDSDEWEWKVDHEATVNALDAYLTSIETRGGRAESTVETHRTRLAKWVRTYRELHGTDALLEPLSELDQQPQEIERCLAVLDVFDEVLSTDRSKLEYLHVARAWYAFVKRRKYAKYNPLSEAGEEFGWEANEPDPQALSASQVRRIYSEVDSPEAELLVVALASWGLRPSEVAALHVDQVVLDAEDPHLSFDDGERKNGPGEVTLLYGVDVVADRIDALSDRETWNGYLFPSRSSSTGHVSVSTVRRRFKQLADRAEVVVDGDTPTPKMGRRFWYSAYQEAVGEVLEGLEGVAEDQGSSSTEVVLRNYLSREQERRARRRRMYEKLEEAFEQ